The genomic stretch CACGCGCTTGTCCATCGCATGGGGGCGGACCATGCCATCGATTACGTTAAAGAGGATTTTGCCAACGTCGTTTCCGATCTGACCGATAACCGCGGCGTGGATCTCATCCTTGATTTTATTGGTGCGTCCTACCTGGAACGTAATGTGAATTCACTCAATTTCGGTGGACGTCTGATACAGATTGGCATTATGGGGGGCATTGAAAACGCGAAACTTCCGCTGGATCGTGTTCTTTATCGTCACTTGCAGATCATCGGAACGGTCATGAAATCGCGTTCCCAGGATGTGAAGCATGAGATGTCCCGGCGGTTCAGAGCGCGCTGGCTGTCTCATTTCGGCAAAGATGGGTTGTCACCGGTTATTGATAGCGTATTCCCTCTGGCAGAGGCCAGTGTTGCTCATCAGCGCATGGAGGATGGCCTTAACGTCGGGAAAATCGTATTAACGGCCTGACGCTGAGCCACTGCCTGATCCAGGTTGATATCTGCTATGCCCGGTCTAGACCGGGCTTTTAGACTGATACAGGCATGGTCGCCCCCTCGTATAAGATGGCGTTTCTCCGCCACGATTCTGCTCCAGCCATAACCGGTCTTCCACCACATGATGATTCCCCGAGCGCGCGATCTTGACCAATGACAAGGCGGTACGGACGTTAGCCTCTTTATAATCAGGCCCGTTTGTCTTCTCACTGGTGTGAAAGTATGGCTTATCAACTTAACCTTAACTGGCCCGAATTTTTAGAAAAATACTGGCAAAAACAACCTGTTGTATTAAAAAATGCGTTCCCGAACTTCGTCGACCCCATTACGCCGGATGAACTGGCGGGACTGGCGATGGAGCCGGAGGTGGACAGCCGCATCGTCAGCCATGTTAATGGACAGTGGCAGGCGTGGAACGGGCCGTTTGAGCAGTTCGATCATTTAGGGGAAACCGACTGGTCGCTGTTAGCCCAGGCGGTTAATCACTGGCATGCCCCGTCTGCCGAGCTGGTACGTCCGTTTCGCGTGCTGCCGGACTGGCGTTTAGACGACCTGATGATCTCCTTTTCCGTACCGGGCGGCGGCGTCGGACCGCATATCGACCAGTACGACGTGTTTATCATTCAGGGGATGGGCCGCCGCCGCTGGCGCGTTGGCGATAAGCTGCCGATGCGGCAGTTCTGCCCGCATCCGGCGCTGCTGCACGTTGATCCTTTCACGCCGATCATCGATGAAGAGCTTGAAGCGGGCGACATTTTATATATTCCGCCGGGCTTCCCGCACGACGGCTTCACCTTTGAAACCACGCTCAATTACTCGGTCGGCTTCCGCGGGCCAAACGGCAGGGATTTAATCAGCAGTTTTGCCGACTATGCGCTGGAAAACGATCTCGGCGGCGAGCACTACAGCGACCCTGATTTAACCTGCCGGGAACATCCAGGCCGGGTGGAAGCGTATGAGCTCGACCGCCTGCGCGCGATGATGATCGACATGCTCAATCAGCCGGAAGACTTTAAACAGTGGTTCGGTCGCTTCGTGACGACGCCGCGCCACGAGCTGGATATCGCCCCCGCAGAGCCGCCCTATGAGCCGGATGAGATTGCCGACGCCCTGATGTCCGGCGAAATCCTGACCCGCTTAAGCGGACTGCGGGTGCTGCATATCGGCGACAGTTTTTTCATCAACAGCGAAAGGCTGGAAACGGTCGCCCCGGAAGCCGCCGATGCGCTGTGCCGTTACACCACTCTCGGGAAAAAGGAACTCGGCGAGGCGCTGCGCAATCCGGCTTTCGTTGCGGAACTGACCGAGCTGGTTAATCAAGGCTACTGGTTCTTCGACGAATAGTTCTTCGAGACAAATGGTTCGTCGAGACAAATGGTTCGTCGAGACAAATGGTTCTTTGAGAAAAATAGCTCGCTGATAAAGATAGTGCGATGAGATGAAAAGAGCGGCGGTAATGTGCTCTGTCTGCTAGCCTAAAGTTTGAACAGAAAAAACCGATACCATAAAAAAGCTGGCGCATATGCCGCCAGCTCATCGGTGTACTGATGGGCAGGGAATTCCCCCTTGCATATCGGGCCTCTTCAAACGCAGAAACAGGATAACCAAGATGGATGTTTCACAGATCGCATCACTTTCCACCGGTCTTAGCAACATGCAACTGAGCAGCGAGATCAGTACGAGTGTTCTGAAGAAATCACTGGATAATCAGAAGGATACGGTAGCCAGTCTCATTCAGTCCATTCCGCAGTTGCCCGCTAATCCG from Dickeya fangzhongdai encodes the following:
- a CDS encoding cupin domain-containing protein, encoding MAYQLNLNWPEFLEKYWQKQPVVLKNAFPNFVDPITPDELAGLAMEPEVDSRIVSHVNGQWQAWNGPFEQFDHLGETDWSLLAQAVNHWHAPSAELVRPFRVLPDWRLDDLMISFSVPGGGVGPHIDQYDVFIIQGMGRRRWRVGDKLPMRQFCPHPALLHVDPFTPIIDEELEAGDILYIPPGFPHDGFTFETTLNYSVGFRGPNGRDLISSFADYALENDLGGEHYSDPDLTCREHPGRVEAYELDRLRAMMIDMLNQPEDFKQWFGRFVTTPRHELDIAPAEPPYEPDEIADALMSGEILTRLSGLRVLHIGDSFFINSERLETVAPEAADALCRYTTLGKKELGEALRNPAFVAELTELVNQGYWFFDE
- a CDS encoding YjfB family protein yields the protein MDVSQIASLSTGLSNMQLSSEISTSVLKKSLDNQKDTVASLIQSIPQLPANPAIGRNINTTA